The following are from one region of the Pirellulaceae bacterium genome:
- a CDS encoding rRNA pseudouridine synthase — protein MQRINQVLAAAGLGSRREVEQLVLQGRVEIDDQTITKLSTRVDPEQSKIKVDGQVLKRRRLVYYALNKPKGVLSTNRDPSGRARVIDFVPDRDRVFSVGRLDQHSEGLMLMTNDGLLAQRLAHPRFRIQKTYFVVVAGVLTTDELAKLKKGVYLAEGMARIDGARIRKTRKTYTELEIQLSEGKNREIRRILARAGHKVLLLRRIAIGPLRLAELPVGAARDLTAAEVKALYACTMAAKSTSKPQVENAAARSKKPPKVVADDQPTALRSVPLEPMAEDDFGLGLEADYQYDDSQLQVGDDALLLSGGEDSDWDDDFAFDASVARRSGSVLDYDQSSGQQRSKQAGQSRRSGSAARIKGSRGPGSRGSGGSRGKSGSHSIQGRDSGGRSTKKGSSNKGRSSGQASRGHSTKGLSGRKPSKSRGGGPGGKPGRRPGGSSGGSGR, from the coding sequence CTGCAACGCATCAATCAGGTACTAGCCGCCGCCGGGCTTGGCAGTCGTCGCGAAGTGGAACAATTGGTTCTACAGGGACGCGTGGAGATCGACGATCAGACGATCACCAAGCTGAGCACGCGCGTTGATCCGGAACAATCCAAGATCAAGGTGGACGGTCAGGTGCTCAAGCGACGGCGGCTGGTTTACTATGCGCTGAACAAGCCCAAAGGCGTATTATCCACCAATCGCGATCCTAGTGGCCGGGCTCGTGTGATTGATTTTGTGCCAGACCGAGATCGTGTCTTCTCGGTCGGTCGGTTGGATCAACATAGCGAGGGATTGATGCTGATGACCAACGACGGATTGTTGGCTCAGCGTTTGGCCCATCCGCGATTTCGCATACAGAAGACCTACTTTGTAGTGGTAGCCGGCGTTCTGACCACCGACGAATTGGCCAAGCTCAAGAAAGGCGTCTACCTGGCCGAAGGCATGGCGAGAATTGATGGAGCCCGAATCCGCAAAACGCGAAAGACCTATACCGAGTTGGAAATTCAACTTTCTGAAGGAAAAAATCGCGAGATTCGGCGCATCCTGGCTCGAGCTGGTCACAAGGTTTTGTTGCTACGGCGCATAGCCATTGGCCCATTGCGGCTGGCTGAATTGCCCGTCGGGGCGGCTCGCGATTTGACGGCGGCTGAAGTCAAAGCCCTGTATGCCTGTACGATGGCTGCAAAATCCACCAGCAAGCCACAGGTCGAAAATGCTGCAGCAAGATCCAAGAAGCCGCCGAAGGTTGTGGCTGACGATCAGCCTACGGCGCTCAGGTCGGTTCCACTGGAACCCATGGCTGAGGATGATTTTGGATTGGGACTCGAGGCGGACTATCAGTACGACGACTCGCAATTGCAGGTGGGCGATGATGCTCTGCTGCTGAGCGGTGGGGAGGACAGCGACTGGGATGATGACTTCGCGTTTGACGCCAGCGTCGCGCGGCGCTCAGGCAGTGTGTTGGACTACGACCAGTCCAGTGGGCAGCAAAGGTCTAAGCAGGCGGGGCAGTCGAGGCGTTCCGGAAGTGCTGCCCGAATTAAGGGTAGTCGCGGGCCCGGCAGTCGAGGAAGCGGGGGAAGCAGGGGGAAGAGCGGGAGTCACAGCATTCAAGGAAGGGATTCTGGTGGCCGCTCTACGAAAAAAGGCAGCTCGAACAAGGGTCGCAGTTCCGGTCAGGCCAGTCGAGGACACTCGACAAAGGGACTAAGTGGTAGAAAACCCAGCAAGAGTCGAGGCGGTGGGCCAGGTGGAAAACCGGGTCGTCGCCCAGGCGGTAGTTCCGGTGGCTCAGGTCGGTAA
- a CDS encoding dihydroorotate dehydrogenase electron transfer subunit, producing the protein MTHYADLAISAEVEILDHRQLATDTRLVRLAVPDALCAAIPGQFFMLRDARSSDPLIGRAFAMYDVDPQAGWIDLVYLVKGKLTSSIVDKRPGDHLCLWGPLGNGFDDRPTEHLIMVAGGIGQTPFLSLAREATGRQAFGNRNCGYAQRVSLCYGVRSSHYLAGLDAFQAAGAEIHVATEDGSIGRPQRVTEVLTGLLDQTSDLSRTRLVCCGPEPMMQAVARIASQRGADCQVSLETPMACGIGICFTCVAKVGSPSQWDYQRTCVEGPVFDAAMIVWDDAE; encoded by the coding sequence ATGACTCACTACGCAGATCTGGCGATATCCGCCGAAGTCGAAATCCTGGATCACCGGCAATTGGCTACTGACACAAGGCTCGTCCGGTTGGCCGTACCCGATGCCCTGTGCGCAGCCATACCGGGGCAGTTTTTCATGCTGCGCGACGCGCGAAGTAGCGATCCGCTGATCGGTCGCGCATTTGCGATGTACGACGTCGATCCCCAGGCAGGCTGGATCGACTTGGTGTATCTGGTCAAAGGCAAGTTGACCAGCAGCATCGTCGACAAACGGCCCGGCGACCATTTGTGTCTGTGGGGGCCGCTGGGTAATGGATTTGATGATCGTCCCACCGAGCACTTGATCATGGTGGCAGGCGGTATCGGTCAGACCCCGTTTCTCAGCTTAGCTCGAGAAGCTACTGGTCGCCAAGCATTCGGCAATCGGAACTGCGGATATGCGCAGCGCGTCAGTCTGTGCTACGGAGTCAGAAGTAGCCACTATCTGGCAGGCCTAGACGCTTTTCAAGCAGCCGGCGCGGAAATCCATGTGGCCACAGAAGATGGTTCGATCGGACGGCCGCAGCGCGTAACCGAAGTGCTGACTGGCCTGCTCGACCAGACCTCGGACCTCAGTCGCACGCGCTTGGTGTGTTGCGGTCCGGAACCGATGATGCAAGCCGTAGCGCGGATCGCCAGTCAGCGGGGAGCGGACTGCCAGGTTTCGCTGGAGACCCCCATGGCTTGTGGAATTGGCATCTGCTTTACTTGTGTTGCCAAAGTCGGCTCGCCGAGCCAGTGGGACTATCAGCGCACTTGCGTCGAAGGTCCGGTGTTTGACGCAGCCATGATCGTGTGGGATGACGCCGAGTAA